GCATAAGTTGGGTACACCTAAAGTAATTGAGCTAAACTAAGTACTTAGCATAGAAGAAAAATTACTAGTCTATTACTAGGAATTAATGTGAATTAACAAGTAACAAATCAGAATAATCCAGCTAAATGAACTGATGCtttattatgtctttttttcGAGTAAGAACTTGgggaaaaatgaataaaagagaAAGGGAGAAGATCGAGTCCCATCCTTGCTGACTAATACTAAGTGATATCTTACCATGGAGAGTTGTGATTGGATAAATAGAGTTCCTCCATTATTAAATTATctcaagttaattatttttagaattaaaaaattacaatatgaAGTATTTCTCTTTAATAATTTTGTGTGAAGCAGAATTAGTCAGTACCTCAAAATGGATACAGACACTACATTGAAAATCAAGGAAGAcatattttatcttaaaaaaagtttttttatttcatatttcacTAATAATCCTGctagttaaattttaatttatagatcTAAATTTGATTTGTAAGTAAAAAGACATCAAATATTCATTGTATTTGAACCATATAAATCTAACAAGTTTTAGTCTCttatttctatcttttaatTCCAAAAGTTCTTTTTAAATATGTGAGATATTATTGACATTatctacattttaaaaaaaaaaaaatctttgtggatttttttattttttggcgGAAATGAATTATTCAACTTGATGATATAGACTTTGTGAAAAAGTTAGCTTATCCCAAAAGGAAACGAAAATAAATACTTCCTAGTGGGGACTAGGGAGCCTTTTTTAATCACCATACAAGTCAAATCAATGTTCGGCGGCTGcgaaaaattgaagagaaaataaTGGAAGTTCCCATCCTTGTCTTCTCCATCTCACTAATTTTCTGTTGTTTCTTCATCACACTGTTAATTCACAATACTAAATCCACCAGGAAGCTACCACCTGGTCCTACTGGCCTCCCGATAATCGGCTCACTCCTCCAACTCGGCTCAAAACCCAACCATTCACTAGCCGAGCTAGCCAAAATCCACGGCCCTCTCATGACTCTGAAACTAGGCTTGATCACCACCGTTATAGCCTTCTCCTCCGAAACAGCCAAAGAAATCCTCCAAACACACGACAAAACATTCTCGGCTCGCACAATTCCCGATGCGGTCTCTTCCCAACCGAACCGGGAAGCCACATTGTCATGGATCCCGCCCGACAACACGTGGAGGAACAAGAGAAGAATATGTAACATGCAAATGTTCAATAACCAAAGGCTTGATTTACTTCAAGAACTACGTCACCAAAAGTCGGAACAACTAGTGAGCCATATAAGGAGCCAGTGTGAGAGTGGCTCGGCTGTTGATATAGGACGCGTGGAGTTCACGACCACGTTGAATTTAATATCGAACATGATTTTTTCGATCGATATGGTGGATCCGGAATTTAAAAAGGCTCATGAGTTTAAGGAATTGGTATGGACGATTATGGAGGATGCCGGGGTACCGAATCTGTCTGATTATTTTCCGATGCTAAAGTGGTTAGATTTGCAAGGAGTACGGAGGCGTATAAGGCCAGCGTATTTAAGGTTGCATGAAATATTTGAACAACTTATTGAGAAGAGAGTAGAAGGTAGAGGGTCTGGTCAGACGATGAAGAGAGACGGAGATTTTTTGGATGTACTACTTGATTATTGTAAAGATGAAGGTTCTGGATTTGATCGCAAAACTATCAAGCCGATTATCCTTGTAAGTGTTTTTTCTTAGAttaaatttgtgtttttttggCTTTGACTTATATTTGTGTGCCATTGACAGGATTTATTTATTGCTGGAAGTGACACATCGGCTCTAACTATAGAATGGGCAATGGCAGAACTTCTTCGAAAACCTGAAGAACTCAACAAAGTACGACAAGAAATTATCCAACAAATAGGANGTGGCTCAGCTGTTGATATAGGACGCGTGGCGTTCATGACCACGTTGAATTTAATATCGAACATGATTTTTTCGATCGATATGGTGGATCCGGAATTTAAAAAGGCTCATGAGTTTAAGGAATTGGTATGGACGATTATGGAGGATGCCGGGGTACCGAATCTGTCTGATTATTTTCCGATGCTAAAGTGGTTAGATTTGCAAGGAGTACGGAGGCGTATAAGGCCAGCGTATTTAAGGTTACATGAAATATTTGAACAACTTATTGAGCAGAGAGTAGAAGCTAGAGGGTCTGGCCAGATGATAAAGAGAGACGGAGATTTTTTGGATGTACTACTTGATTATTGTAAAGATGAAGGTTCTGGATTTGATCGTAAAACTATCAAGCCGATTATCCTTGTAAGTGTTTTTTCTTTAGAttaaatttgtgtttttttggCTTTGACTTATATTTGTGTGCCATTGACAGGATTTATTTATTGCTGGAAGTGACACATCGGCTCTAACTATAGAATGGGCAATGGCAGAACTTCTTCGAAAACCTGAAGAACTCAACAAAGTACGACAAGAAATTATccaacaaataagaacaaaaaggGCAGTTAAAGAATCAGACATGAACAAACTCCCATACCTTCAAGCAGTTGTAAAAGAAACCATGAGACTTCATCCAGCAGCTCCATTACTCTTACCTCATAAAGCCCAACACGACGTACAAGTGTTGGGCTTTACCGTGCCTAAGGACAGTCAAGTTTTAGTGAACGCTTGGGCCATTGGAAGAGATCCCAAGACATGGGAAAGGCCACTAGAGTTTCTACCTCTAAGATTCATGGAATCTAGTCTGGATTATAAAGGTggagattttgagtttatacCGTTTGGCGCGGGTAGGAGAATATGTCCAGGAATGCCGCTGGCTATAAGAATGGTGAATTTGATAGTGGCTTCTATTATTCAACCATTTAATTGGAAGTTAGCAGATGGAATGACACCGGAGAAATTGGACATGGAGGAACAGTTTGGAGTTACTTTAAGGAAGGCTATTCCTCTTGTTGCCATACCTAGTATCACTACatcaaacaattaattaatatcaataGTTTAATTacgctaaatatatatttttagcggcaattaacactTTTCGTATATGTCCttaaagcctttagcgacattgattctaatgacacttaactaatgtcAGTAAAaactttaacactctttattaatgtctatatttattgccgctaaaagttatttttatggTAGTGTATGGAATAAAACAAGGTTAGACGGTATATTTTAAAGTCTTTGTTTATCTTAATGGCTTTATCCCTTTCTGAGCATGTATGAGATTCTTAACGTGCCCTTTTACGTAATGAATGCCCTTTTGATTCTCAAAAGTTACAACTAGTTTGATTTTTGGATCAATTTTGGTTATAAGATCGGATATTCTAGGTGATGGTGAATGGTGATTaacactaaggggtcgtttggtttgaaaatgagttatgatgggataagttatgttgggataagttatgttgggattagttatgatgggataagttgtgttgggattattttttattgagtgtttgatttgttgtattcaaaataataaattttaagaacaatttatttgtttacaaaaatacccttcattaatgtaaaaagtgatataacaaaagggttgaaagagacatttttgtcatttacctattttatcccgggataagttatctcgggattactatacctcccaaggagagggataacttatcccggtactaattattattcccgggataagttatcccgaacttgccaaccaaacaacaaaataagcagtactataatttaatctcgggactatttggtattatccctcacaccaaacgagccctaaGTGATATCTTTCTCTGTGGTTGTGCAGATATAATCCATTATTATTAAGTTGATCTCAAGTTTAACTTTTTGGAGTTTAAAAagaattgatatatatatttatgaaaaaaaaaattctttaatatttttacttAGCGGGAAGTAGGAGTAGTCAAAGCCTCAAAATAGATATCAAATATTAGGTCGAAAACTAATCAAGAAGAcaaactttttttgaaaaaaaatgtttaccCCCCAAgccttttgaattttttgaccTGATTAATCCAATTTTTTGTTGCATAAAGTTTATTTAATGCGAAACCATACACTcccttccaaaataaatttcattctCTATATTTCACTTGTTAAACCAAGAGTCAAGTTGATGTAACTGCAAATGAGTTAGTAGTAACTCAAGCTGTTAAGAAGTGGTTAGAAGTTAGTTATCTAGTGAGTTAGAGTGACAGCTAAGAGGTTTACTAATTGAAGCTTAATTCAGATTGTATAAATACTATTGATGTGTAACTGATTCAATAAGTTGGAATGTATGTGAATTGAGATTCTCTttcagcttcttcttttttctctgcTTAGCTTCTAGAACATTCACAGCCATGAATgctaacatggtatcagagcctcgaTTAGCAAGAAGGATCGTCTAAAGCTCAGTTCATCAGTTTCAGCGTAGTAGGAAGATATAGATCATGGTGATGGATGGTGTAAACACTGATCCTGTGTCTTCTTCTTTCCTAGGCACAAATCGAGCTGTGATTGATCACAATCACCCTCTGTTTCTACATCCAAATGATACTCCAGGTAGCTCTCTTGTTTCTCTTCAGCTCACTGGATCTGCAAATTATGCTCTATGGAGCAGATCTATG
The window above is part of the Solanum stenotomum isolate F172 unplaced genomic scaffold, ASM1918654v1 scaffold28435, whole genome shotgun sequence genome. Proteins encoded here:
- the LOC125851664 gene encoding geraniol 8-hydroxylase-like; translated protein: MEVPILVFSISLIFCCFFITLLIHNTKSTRKLPPGPTGLPIIGSLLQLGSKPNHSLAELAKIHGPLMTLKLGLITTVIAFSSETAKEILQTHDKTFSARTIPDAVSSQPNREATLSWIPPDNTWRNKRRICNMQMFNNQRLDLLQELRHQKSEQLVSHIRSQCESGSAVDIGRVEFTTTLNLISNMIFSIDMVDPEFKKAHEFKELVWTIMEDAGVPNLSDYFPMLKWLDLQGVRRRIRPAYLRLHEIFEQLIEKRVEGRGSGQTMKRDGDFLDVLLDYCKDEGSGFDRKTIKPIILDLFIAGSDTSALTIEWAMAELLRKPEELNKVRQEIIQQIRTKRAVKESDMNKLPYLQAVVKETMRLHPAAPLLLPHKAQHDVQVLGFTVPKDSQVLVNAWAIGRDPKTWERPLEFLPLRFMESSLDYKGGDFEFIPFGAGRRICPGMPLAIRMVNLIVASIIQPFNWKLADGMTPEKLDMEEQFGVTLRKAIPLVAIPSITTSNN